The following proteins are co-located in the Bacillus pumilus genome:
- the bshB1 gene encoding bacillithiol biosynthesis deacetylase BshB1 — translation MKRLDILAFGAHSDDVEIGMGGTIAKYVKKGARVGICDLTQAELSSNGTVESRKEEAKAAAAILGVTTRIQLTLPDRGLYLNDEAMKEIAGVIRTYKPTLIFAPHHQDRHPDHGHAGSLVEEAAFSAGIHKFEDSYKQPAHKISQMYYYMINGQHRPDFVIDISSEMHQKIDSLHAYKSQFVKSPNSVETPLVNGYIDFVKMRESMYGREVNKAYAEGFLTKKPLLMDDDLLGGSL, via the coding sequence ATGAAACGACTTGATATCCTTGCATTCGGTGCCCATAGCGATGATGTTGAAATCGGAATGGGCGGAACGATTGCAAAATACGTAAAAAAAGGGGCGCGTGTCGGAATTTGCGACTTGACCCAGGCTGAATTATCATCGAATGGAACGGTAGAGAGCCGCAAAGAAGAGGCAAAAGCAGCCGCCGCTATTTTAGGCGTGACGACTCGAATTCAGCTCACGCTGCCAGATAGAGGGCTCTACCTGAATGACGAAGCGATGAAGGAAATTGCGGGTGTCATTCGAACATACAAACCAACACTTATTTTTGCTCCGCACCACCAAGATCGACATCCTGATCATGGTCATGCGGGTTCACTTGTAGAAGAGGCGGCTTTTTCTGCAGGTATACATAAATTTGAAGATTCATACAAGCAGCCAGCGCATAAAATAAGCCAGATGTATTATTACATGATTAACGGCCAACATCGTCCAGATTTTGTGATCGATATTTCTAGTGAGATGCACCAAAAAATCGATAGTTTACATGCGTATAAAAGCCAATTTGTCAAATCGCCAAATTCAGTAGAGACACCTCTTGTGAATGGTTATATTGATTTTGTCAAAATGAGAGAGTCTATGTATGGAAGGGAAGTCAATAAAGCTTATGCAGAAGGGTTTTTGACAAAGAAACCACTTTTGATGGATGATGACTTACTTGGGGGGTCATTATGA
- the mgsA gene encoding methylglyoxal synthase, with translation MNIALIAHDKKKSDMIQFVIAYRDILEDHTLYATGTTGLRVKEATGLPIHRFQSGPLGGDQQIGALIADNAMDLVLFFRDPLTAQPHEPDVSALIRLCDVYAIPLATNMGTAEILVRNLNKGTFNFRDVAKNGGTNETT, from the coding sequence ATGAACATTGCTTTAATCGCTCACGATAAGAAAAAAAGTGACATGATTCAGTTCGTCATTGCGTACCGTGATATTTTGGAAGATCATACACTTTATGCAACAGGGACAACAGGTTTGAGAGTGAAAGAAGCGACGGGGCTTCCCATTCATCGTTTCCAATCAGGACCACTTGGAGGAGATCAGCAGATTGGTGCCTTGATTGCTGATAATGCAATGGATCTTGTGCTCTTTTTTAGAGACCCGCTAACCGCGCAGCCGCATGAACCGGATGTATCTGCACTTATCCGGCTTTGCGATGTGTATGCCATTCCATTAGCCACCAATATGGGTACAGCGGAAATTTTAGTCAGGAATTTAAATAAAGGTACGTTTAACTTTCGAGATGTAGCAAAAAACGGAGGAACAAATGAAACGACTTGA
- the dapB gene encoding 4-hydroxy-tetrahydrodipicolinate reductase, with protein MTNQTIKVVIAGARGRMGIEAVKLAEETSHFELVAALDHAHEGKKLSDVIQTTSDAPIYTDIDVCLSETAPDVLIDLTTPEIGKVHTKKALEHGVRPVVGTTGFSEADLKELQQLTEEKGIGCIIAPNFAVGAVLMMKFAKMAANYFPDIEIIELHHDKKLDAPSGTGLKTAEMIAEVRESKKQGHPEEKELIEGARGADYDGIRLHSVRLPGMIAHQEVLFGMDGQTLTIRHDSYNRASFMSGVKLSVEQVMHIDQLVYGLENIID; from the coding sequence ATGACGAACCAAACCATCAAAGTAGTAATCGCTGGAGCAAGAGGAAGAATGGGGATAGAGGCTGTCAAGCTGGCAGAAGAAACAAGCCATTTTGAGCTAGTGGCAGCACTTGATCACGCGCACGAAGGAAAAAAGTTATCTGACGTGATTCAAACGACATCTGATGCGCCAATTTATACAGATATTGATGTGTGTCTTTCAGAGACAGCACCTGATGTATTAATTGATCTGACGACACCAGAAATCGGGAAAGTACATACAAAAAAAGCACTTGAACATGGCGTGCGTCCAGTCGTAGGCACAACTGGTTTTTCAGAAGCTGACCTAAAAGAGCTTCAGCAATTAACAGAAGAAAAGGGCATAGGCTGTATCATTGCACCTAACTTTGCTGTCGGTGCCGTTTTAATGATGAAGTTTGCCAAAATGGCAGCGAATTACTTTCCTGACATTGAAATCATTGAGCTTCATCATGATAAAAAACTGGATGCCCCGAGCGGTACTGGGTTAAAAACGGCTGAAATGATTGCAGAAGTAAGAGAAAGCAAAAAGCAGGGACATCCAGAAGAAAAAGAATTAATTGAAGGCGCACGAGGAGCAGATTATGATGGCATCCGTCTGCACAGTGTAAGGCTTCCAGGTATGATTGCACATCAAGAAGTGCTGTTTGGGATGGACGGACAGACTTTGACCATTCGTCACGATTCTTATAACCGTGCATCATTTATGTCAGGTGTGAAGCTTTCAGTAGAACAGGTCATGCACATTGATCAACTTGTCTATGGCTTAGAAAATATCATCGACTAA
- a CDS encoding nucleotide pyrophosphohydrolase has translation MTNEKTLRHVQQEVDDYIGQFKEGYFSPLAMMARLTEELGELAREVNHYYGEKPKKTTETEKSMEEEIGDVLFVLTCLANSLNISLEEAHDRVMHKFNTRDKDRWTKKEGK, from the coding sequence ATGACGAATGAAAAAACGCTGCGTCACGTGCAGCAAGAAGTAGATGATTACATAGGACAATTTAAAGAAGGCTATTTTAGCCCGCTTGCCATGATGGCCCGTCTGACTGAAGAATTAGGCGAGCTGGCAAGAGAGGTTAACCATTATTATGGAGAGAAGCCGAAAAAAACAACCGAAACGGAAAAAAGCATGGAAGAAGAAATTGGTGATGTATTGTTTGTGTTAACATGCCTGGCCAATTCACTCAATATATCACTTGAAGAAGCCCATGATCGTGTGATGCATAAATTTAATACTAGAGACAAAGACCGCTGGACGAAAAAAGAAGGGAAGTAG
- a CDS encoding YitT family protein has protein sequence MLKEIRLKNIVFILIGSAIFSFGLVHFNMQNNLAEGGFTGITLLLYFLFHIDPSISNLVLNIPIFFIGWKMLGRTMFTYTIVGTVSLSVFLAIFQRFQIHMPLQHDLALAALFAGVFIGTGLGIIFKFGGTTGGVDIIARLINKHYHVAMGRTMFIFDACVITISLTYLNYKEAMYTLVAVFVAAKVIDFMQEGAYAAKGAMIISEKDDIIQKKITEEMERGVTILKGVGSYTKQERNVLYCVVPKNELVHLKSVVTSVDPHAFVSVSDVHDVLGEGFTLDEHKKPLNPH, from the coding sequence TTGCTAAAAGAAATTCGTCTTAAAAATATCGTCTTTATTTTAATAGGATCTGCGATTTTTTCTTTCGGTCTTGTTCATTTTAATATGCAGAACAACTTGGCGGAAGGCGGATTTACAGGTATTACACTGCTTTTATATTTTCTATTTCACATTGACCCATCCATTTCAAACCTTGTCTTAAACATTCCGATCTTTTTTATCGGCTGGAAAATGCTCGGCAGAACGATGTTTACTTATACAATTGTAGGAACAGTCAGTCTTTCTGTCTTCCTTGCCATCTTCCAGCGCTTTCAAATACATATGCCTCTCCAGCACGATTTAGCCTTAGCCGCACTCTTTGCAGGTGTCTTTATCGGAACAGGCCTCGGGATCATCTTTAAATTCGGCGGTACAACAGGCGGCGTGGACATTATCGCAAGACTGATCAACAAGCATTATCATGTGGCCATGGGAAGAACGATGTTTATCTTCGACGCATGCGTCATTACCATCTCTCTCACCTATTTAAATTACAAAGAAGCCATGTATACACTCGTCGCAGTGTTTGTTGCTGCAAAAGTTATCGACTTCATGCAAGAAGGCGCTTACGCAGCCAAAGGGGCGATGATTATTTCTGAAAAGGATGACATCATTCAAAAGAAAATCACGGAAGAAATGGAACGCGGTGTGACCATTTTAAAAGGTGTCGGTTCCTATACGAAACAGGAACGCAATGTCCTTTATTGTGTCGTTCCAAAAAATGAGCTTGTCCACCTCAAAAGCGTCGTCACCTCAGTGGATCCTCATGCGTTTGTATCAGTGAGTGACGTGCATGACGTACTCGGTGAAGGCTTCACATTAGATGAACACAAAAAGCCGCTCAATCCCCATTAA
- the ypjB gene encoding sporulation protein YpjB — MKRKPIAMILLFFLVLHPAVAKGEETAAKALQELTELSDSIFQLTRQAKYDEALQVALYVEKTFKAENWRGTLTNTQVRQITLGYQDIIKGLPQEELNEREKLRYASQFRMLIDAIQSDSEPLWGSLEKPIMGSFPTLKKEVEDPESTTFYETWNELVSLYDMIYPSLTIDISPEKLQTIKQHMEVIEQGGFLKASSGTKLERLTKLEEDLSSVFANVDQDEADPSLLWVILTTGSMILLTLTYVGFRKYRAEKEKKQKRQADYPKS, encoded by the coding sequence ATGAAACGAAAGCCAATCGCGATGATTCTATTATTTTTTCTCGTATTACATCCAGCTGTAGCTAAAGGTGAGGAAACAGCCGCTAAAGCGCTGCAAGAATTAACGGAACTATCAGATTCAATCTTTCAATTAACGAGACAAGCTAAATATGATGAGGCATTACAGGTCGCATTGTATGTTGAAAAGACATTTAAAGCTGAGAATTGGCGTGGAACTCTGACGAATACACAGGTTCGGCAAATTACACTTGGCTATCAAGATATCATTAAAGGGCTCCCGCAGGAAGAATTGAATGAGCGGGAAAAGCTTCGTTATGCCTCTCAGTTTAGAATGCTGATCGATGCGATTCAATCGGATTCTGAACCTCTTTGGGGTTCGCTGGAGAAGCCCATTATGGGGTCTTTTCCTACTTTGAAAAAGGAAGTGGAAGATCCAGAATCCACAACGTTCTATGAAACTTGGAACGAGCTGGTTTCTTTATACGATATGATTTATCCGAGTTTAACCATCGATATTTCGCCTGAAAAGCTTCAAACGATTAAGCAGCACATGGAAGTGATTGAACAAGGTGGATTTTTAAAAGCTTCGAGTGGGACAAAGCTTGAGCGTCTCACAAAGCTGGAAGAGGATTTATCGAGTGTATTTGCTAACGTCGATCAAGATGAAGCGGATCCATCGCTTTTATGGGTCATCTTAACAACAGGCAGTATGATTTTACTCACTTTAACGTATGTTGGATTTCGGAAATACCGTGCTGAAAAAGAGAAGAAACAAAAGCGGCAGGCTGATTATCCAAAATCATGA